In Xenorhabdus nematophila ATCC 19061, one DNA window encodes the following:
- a CDS encoding helix-turn-helix transcriptional regulator, whose product MSTITTFKESLIRLPEVQRRTGYSKAWIYKLIGDGEFPKQVKIGARSIAFIESEVDDWISQRISESRIS is encoded by the coding sequence ATGTCAACGATTACAACATTTAAAGAAAGTCTTATTCGCTTACCCGAAGTTCAGCGCCGAACAGGTTATAGCAAGGCGTGGATCTACAAACTTATCGGAGATGGTGAATTTCCCAAACAAGTCAAAATTGGAGCTCGCTCAATCGCTTTTATTGAATCGGAAGTTGATGATTGGATTTCTCAGCGTATATCGGAATCTCGTATTTCATAA
- a CDS encoding tyrosine-type recombinase/integrase: MKLNARQIETAKPKEKNYKLADGGGLYLEVTSRGSKYWRMKYRRPTDKKEDRLAFGVYPTVSLADARAKRDEAKKLLAQGINPKAEQKEAQSESEGVFTFEHIAREWRASNKRWSEDHSGRIMRSLEQYIFPHIGALDVRTLRTSHLLTPIKSVDINGKHDVAQRLQQRVTAIMRYAVQNGILEYSPANDMAGALTIVKSKHHAALPHECLPEFLTRLSCYRGRLITRIAVELTLLTFVRSSEMRFARWEEIDLERAVWCVPATRKLIEGVKHSQRGMKMKTEHIVPLSRQAVLLIEKLHGLSGDSEVMFPGDHDPKKVMSENTVNNALRAMGYDTKTEVCGHGLRTMARGAMGESGLWSDDAIERQLSHIERNNVRAAYIHTSKHLDERRLMVQWWADYLDANREKHITPYDFAKTS, from the coding sequence ATGAAACTAAACGCCCGACAAATCGAGACTGCGAAGCCCAAAGAAAAAAACTATAAACTTGCCGATGGTGGTGGTTTGTATCTGGAAGTTACTTCACGCGGTTCTAAATATTGGCGAATGAAATATCGCCGTCCAACAGATAAAAAAGAAGATCGATTGGCTTTTGGTGTGTATCCGACGGTGTCCTTAGCTGATGCACGAGCTAAACGAGACGAAGCTAAGAAATTACTTGCTCAAGGGATTAATCCCAAAGCCGAACAAAAAGAGGCACAATCCGAATCAGAGGGAGTATTTACTTTCGAGCATATTGCTCGTGAATGGCGCGCGAGTAATAAACGGTGGAGTGAAGATCATAGTGGCCGGATTATGCGAAGCCTTGAACAATACATATTCCCCCATATTGGCGCTCTTGATGTTCGTACTTTGCGAACCAGTCATCTGTTAACTCCTATCAAATCTGTTGATATTAATGGTAAACATGACGTAGCTCAACGATTACAACAGCGTGTTACTGCCATCATGCGTTATGCTGTCCAAAATGGCATTCTTGAATATAGCCCTGCCAATGATATGGCTGGTGCTCTTACTATAGTAAAATCTAAACATCACGCTGCATTACCTCATGAATGCCTACCTGAGTTTTTGACTCGTCTTTCTTGTTACCGTGGGCGTTTAATTACCCGAATCGCCGTGGAACTAACTTTATTAACGTTTGTTCGTTCCAGTGAGATGAGGTTTGCCCGTTGGGAAGAGATAGATCTTGAAAGGGCTGTTTGGTGCGTACCTGCAACCAGAAAACTTATTGAAGGGGTTAAACATTCTCAGCGTGGCATGAAAATGAAAACTGAGCATATTGTGCCGTTGAGTCGTCAGGCTGTATTACTTATTGAAAAATTACATGGATTGAGTGGGGATAGTGAAGTGATGTTCCCCGGCGATCACGATCCAAAGAAAGTCATGAGTGAAAATACCGTAAATAATGCTTTGCGTGCTATGGGCTATGACACTAAAACTGAAGTTTGTGGTCACGGATTACGCACAATGGCACGTGGTGCGATGGGAGAATCTGGTCTGTGGAGTGATGATGCAATCGAGCGCCAGTTAAGCCACATCGAAAGAAATAACGTCAGGGCGGCTTATATTCACACGTCTAAACATTTGGATGAACGGCGGCTAATGGTGCAGTGGTGGGCTGATTACTTGGATGCAAATAGGGAAAAACATATAACACCCTATGATTTTGCGAAAACCTCTTAA
- the ampH gene encoding D-alanyl-D-alanine-carboxypeptidase/endopeptidase AmpH yields the protein MKKKLYKLCAVSALTWAISACADSGDSHQNKFQQSNAQPAKWEVLAANDNIKKMATVLVDQYSQSIFNEGKPLGMAMVVIDNNQVVHRSFGETHLGSGVKPRQDSLIRIASITKLMTSEVMIKLAQKERIKLTDPLQKYTYYGINVPDYGVGQPIRLYHLASHTSGLPREQPGGKWGRPVFIWPTQSNRWTWLKTAGLNAVPGTTASYSNLAYDLLADALSKATGEPYARLLQQEITRPYRMKDTTLSPTQSQCARLMEGIKPSPCVNTIAAAGSGGIYSTPADMQRWMQQFLSSQSQLRKQTASREQGIYFKRSDLKSIKGMDVAGLANGIGLGWVYMDAKDDIPGIYQKTGGGGGFNTYMAMIPERNIGVFVVMTRKEQSQFSRVTNGVNELVAALSRNHNQI from the coding sequence ATGAAAAAAAAGCTATATAAACTGTGTGCGGTTTCCGCCCTGACGTGGGCGATTTCGGCTTGTGCTGATTCTGGCGATTCACATCAGAACAAATTTCAGCAGTCCAATGCACAACCTGCAAAGTGGGAAGTTCTTGCAGCTAATGACAATATCAAGAAAATGGCCACAGTTCTTGTCGATCAATATTCACAGTCCATCTTTAATGAAGGCAAGCCTTTGGGAATGGCGATGGTGGTGATCGATAATAATCAGGTTGTGCATCGCAGTTTCGGGGAAACACATCTAGGCAGTGGCGTTAAACCTCGTCAGGATTCTTTGATTCGTATTGCTTCGATTACCAAATTGATGACCAGTGAGGTCATGATCAAATTAGCCCAGAAAGAGCGCATTAAGCTGACCGATCCATTACAGAAGTATACTTATTACGGTATTAATGTACCGGATTATGGCGTGGGTCAACCAATCAGACTGTATCATCTGGCAAGCCATACCAGCGGATTGCCACGAGAGCAACCGGGCGGAAAATGGGGACGTCCGGTGTTTATCTGGCCGACTCAATCAAACCGCTGGACTTGGCTGAAAACCGCAGGATTAAATGCAGTTCCCGGCACAACGGCATCGTATTCCAATCTGGCCTACGATTTATTGGCAGATGCACTTTCCAAAGCCACCGGAGAACCCTATGCCCGTCTCTTGCAGCAGGAGATAACCCGGCCTTATCGCATGAAGGATACAACGCTGTCGCCCACGCAATCCCAATGTGCCCGTTTGATGGAAGGAATTAAACCCAGCCCTTGTGTGAATACCATTGCCGCCGCTGGCAGCGGGGGGATTTATTCCACCCCGGCAGATATGCAGCGCTGGATGCAGCAGTTTTTATCTTCCCAAAGTCAGCTAAGGAAGCAAACTGCCAGTCGTGAACAGGGCATTTACTTTAAACGCTCAGATTTGAAATCAATTAAAGGGATGGATGTCGCTGGTCTGGCAAATGGTATCGGGCTGGGTTGGGTGTATATGGATGCTAAAGACGATATCCCCGGAATTTACCAGAAAACCGGCGGCGGCGGCGGGTTCAATACTTATATGGCGATGATCCCTGAACGAAACATCGGTGTGTTTGTGGTGATGACCCGCAAGGAACAAAGTCAATTCAGCCGCGTAACGAATGGGGTTAATGAGTTAGTTGCAGCATTATCGCGTAATCATAATCAGATTTAA